In the Agrococcus beijingensis genome, CGCGTCAGCTCGCCGCGCAGGCGGTCGATGTCGCGCAGCAGGGCTTCCGGATCCTGTGCCTCGTCCATCAGCCGAGCCTATCCGCCAGGATCGGCCGCGCCTGGGCCGCCGTCGGCGCCGGCCCGCTCGCCGCCGTTCCGGGCGCTTCGTCGCGCGCCCGTCCCACGAGGAGCACGCACGCCGCGACGACGATCGCCGTGAGGCCGATCGACGGGATCGTCATCAGGGCGGGCTGCCACTCCGGGCGCAGCAGCATCGACACCAGCGAGTCGTCCTGGCCGACCGAGAACCGCCGGAGGATGTAGATGTAGCTGACGACCTGCACCGCGCCGACCGTGCCCAGCAGCCACCAGCGCAGGGTCTCGCCGATGGGCGACGCGCCCACGCCTCGCTCGTCGAGCGCGACGCCGGTCGTGATGGTGATGAGCGGCACGACGGCCAGCATGTAGCGGCCGAGCCAGATGTAGCCGGCGTCGGTGATGAGCAGGGCCGAGAGCGCGATCGGCACGATGACGAAGGCGACGACCAGCATCGCCGCCGCCACGCGGAGTCCGCGCCTGGCCAGCGCGACGCCCGTGAGGGCGAAGCCGATGAGCACGGTGAGCAGCACGAGGCGGCTGAACGCCGGACCCTCGGTGTCCTGCCAGCCGTACCAGTTGACGAGCTGATCCCAGTGGAGCGGCATGCGCTCCCAGGCGAGCCTCGCGCCGACGATCGCCGATTCGCCTCGGCCGTCGGACGGCAGGCCCTCGATGCCGTAGTCGGGCGGGCGCAGGATCCAGAGCGCGCTGAGCCCCATCAGCAGGGCCGCAGCGCCGACGGCGGCCCAGAGCTGCCAGCGGCGCACGAGCCCCATGAGGATGTCGCTCCGGGCGGCGAGCAGCGCGGCGACGAGGGCGAGCGCGACCCACAGCGGCGTGACGCCACGGGCAGACACCAGCAGCACTGCCGACACCGCCACCATCGCACCCCGCTCGAGCAGCTCGCGATTCGTGCTCGTGGTGCGGCCGAGCGCCAGCAGGGTGGCGAAGAGCGCCGCCGCCCCCGCCCACTCCAGGCCGTTCGGGTTCAGGGAGCCGCCGATGTACACCGCGGTGGGGATCGCGCCGACCGCGAGGCCGGTCAGGGCCCACCGGTGCTGGGGCAGCGTGCGCAGCTGCATGGCCGCGATGCCGACGAGCGCTGCGAAGAGCAGCGCGCTCCACAGCCGCATCAGCCACATGCCGGCCTCGCCGCCGACCAGCAGCGACGGCCATCCCACCACCACGTAGTAGGTCGGGAGGTTGACCCCCGCGCTCGACGGCCCGTCGGCCAGCGGCTCGACGGGGTCGGCGACGTCGGGCTGGCAGTCCGCCGCCGTGTTGGACTGCCAGGCCGTGCACGTCAGCTGGTTCGCGTCGGCGATGCCCTGCGGCACCTGGAAGTCGATCAGCCCTCGGTCGGAGAGCGCCCCCACCTCGCCGACGATCTCGCCCCTGGCAGCGGCTGCCGCCCGGATCGTGTGCGAGGGCTCGTCGGTGACCGACATGAGCGGCGTCGCCTGCGACCAGAGCGCGGTCAGCATCCACATGAGCAGGGTGGTGACGAGGAAGGTCCGCCAGCGTCGGGGCGCCGCCGCGACGGCGATGGACGGGTTCATAGGAGGGCGCTTCCGTGGGTGGGGTAGACGGCGCCAAGGATATCAGGGAGGCGGCAGAGGCTCTGGCTCGCGGGACGTCGCGATATCCTGGGCGGTGGTCGCGGCGAACCCGGTCGCGTGGTGGGCGTCGGCACTCGCCGTCGCCCCAACGGCTGAGGCCGCTCGACGCCCCGATTGGAGATCCGCCTGTGCGACATCGCGATCGCGAATCTGCCGCCGAGCCGGTGACCGTCGAGCGCGACGGCGCCCGCTTCGCACGGTTCCCCTCCGCGGTCGGACCGTCGATCTCGGTGGCGCTCTCCGGGCGCGACAACTCCCTCGGCATCCTGCGGCTGGTGCTGGCCTCGGCCGTGATCTTCTCCCACGCCTGGCCGATCGGCGGGTGGGGCGCCGATCCCATGGCGGCGCGCTTCGACGAGCAGGAGAACCTCGGCGGCATCGCGGTGCTCGGCTTCTTCGCCATCAGCGGCTACCTCATCACGAAGAGCGGCCAGTCGGGCGATGCGCTGCGCTTCCTCTGGCACCGAGTGCTGCGCATCATGCCCGCCTACTGGTGCGTGCTGCTGTTCGCGGCGCTCGTGCTGGGCCCCCTCTGGTGGGTGGGCGAGGGTCGGCCGCTCGGCGACTACTGGTCCATGGGGCCCGGCGGCCCGCTCACCTACCTGACCGCGAACTGGGATCTGACGATCCGGCAGTACGGCATCCACGACGTCTTCGCGTCGAACCCCTACGGGGCGAGCGGCGGCAGCGTGATGAACGGCTCGCTCTGGACGCTGTCCTACGAGTTCTTCGCCTACCTGGTGGTCTGCGTGACCGTGCTGTTCGGCGTGCTGACGAGCGTCAAGGTCGTCGTGCCCGTCATCACGGGCCTGCTGCTCGCCGTGCAGGTCGCGCTGCTGACCGGCGCTCCCGGCGCGCTCAGCACCATCCCGTTCCTCACCGACCGCTACTTCGTCGGCCTCACGCTGATGTTCATGATCGGCGGCACGATCGCCGTCTACGGCAAGACGATCCCGCTGCACGACGGCCTCGCCATGCTCGCCGCTCTCGTCTTCGTGTTCTCCGCCTTCAAGGGCGGTCTCGGCATCGTCGGCTACCCCGCCTTCGCCTACCTGCTGCTCTACCTCGCAGCCCGCCTGCCGCGCCGGATCCAGTGGATCGGGCAGAAGAACGACTACTCCTACGGCATCTACCTCTACGGCTGGCCCGTGCAGCAGACGCTCGCCTGGCTGGGCGTCCACGAGTGGGGCTACGTCCCGTTCGTCGTGACCGCGCTGATCGGCGCGGCCGGGCTCGCCTGGCTGAGCTGGCACGGCGTGGAGCGCTGGGCGCTCACCATCAAGGACCGGGGACCGGGCAGGGGCTGGCGCGCCCTCTGGCGCAGCGCGACCCGTCGCGCATGAGCCTGACGACGCGCGTGCCTGCCGGTGCCTGGATCCTCGGCGCGACCGCGATCGCCGGCGGGCTCGGCTACCTGCTGCAGATCTTCGCGGGCATCGCTCTGCCCGCTCGGGAGTACGAGGCCTTCGGCGTCGCCTGGGCGCTGCTGTACTTCGTCGTCGGAGCGCTCGCGGGCGTGCAGCAGGAGGTCGCCCGCGTGGCCGCGCCCAGGAGCGCCGCCGCGTCGACTCCCGGCACTCGGCTCGGCCTGCTCACGGCGGTCGTGGCCGCGATCGGCGCGCTGGTCGTCTCGGTCTGCAGCGCGCTGGGCGGCAGCGACGCGGCGGTCGGGGCGGCGATGGCTGCCGGCGCCGCGGGCTACGCCGTGCTGGCGGTCGTCACGGGGCTGCTCTACGGCGCCAGGGCGTGGCCGGCGATCGCGGCGACCATGGTGGTCGATGCGCTGCTCCGCGCGGTCACCGCCGGGATCGCGCTCGCGGTCGGCGCGCCGCTCTGGGTCGTGCTCGCCGGCGTGGCCCTGCCCTTCGTCGCCACCGCGGCGCTCGGCGCGCTGCTGCTGCGGGCGCAGGAGCCGATCGAGGTGGCGGTGCCGACGCGGGCGCTCGCGAGGACCACGCTGAAGACCCTGGTCGGCTCCGCCTCGACCGCGGTGCTCGTCAGCGGCTTCCCCTTCGTGCTCGGCCTCTTCGCGCACGACGTCGACGCGGCCGAGCTGGGCGCGTTCCTGTTCGCGTTCACGCTCTCGCGCGCACCGCTGGTCATCGTGTTCCTGTCGCTGCAGACCTTCCTGGTGACGCACTTCAAGGACGGCGACACCGGACGCATCCGCTCGGTGGTGCTCGCGGTGCTGGGGCTGGCGACGGCTGCCGCGATCGCTGCAGGCCTGGCCGGGCCATGGCTGCTCGAGACCTTCGTCGGCGCCGACTACGTGCTCGGCGGTCCGCTCCTGGCAGCCATCGTCGCCTCGGCCATCCCCATGGCGCTCCTGTGCATCACCGGGCCGCTCGTGCTCGCCGAGGGGCGCCACGACGCGTTCGCGACGGGCTGGGTGGTCGCGGCGGTCGTGAGCATCGCGCTGCTGCTGCTGCCCCTGCCCTTCGTCGTGCGAAGCGTGATCGCGATCGCTGTCGGTCCGATCGTCGGCGCCGCGCTGCAGCTGCTGCTGCGCAGGCGGTCAGGCGGTTGACGTCTGATCGTCGGTGTCGGGAGCGGCGGCCGGCCCGTGCGCCTCGTCGATCCTGAGCTCGAGCATCGCGACCTTCTCGGCGAGCACCCGCGTCTTCGCCTCTGCGCGGGTGAGCTCGCTCGAGAGCTGCAGGCAGACGCCGAACAGCAGCGCGATCGAGACGAAGAACACCAGGTTGGTGGGCACCTCGACGCCCAGCAGGCCCGCGAGCCAGGACAGCAGCTGCGGGAAGAGGCTGATCACCAGCGCGAGCAGGCCCGCGACGATCCACCAGATCGCGTGACGCTCGCGCAGCCGCTGCGAGCGCTGCATGTGCAGCACGACCCCGAGCCCGACGAGGGCGCAGACGACGCTCAGGATGTGGACGACGACGGTCACGACATGGCCGATCGGAACGAGGCGGCCGACCTGGTGTGCGCGAAGACGAGGGCGATGCCCGCGCGCGCGAGGTAGATCGCGGACTTCACCGGGTCGTGCGACGGCACACCGCCGGCGCGCTCCCGCATGGCGACCGGCACCTGCCGCACGACCAGCCCTGCGCGGGCCGCGAGCGTGAGCGACTCGATCGTGTCGCCGAGGTACTCGGCGGGGTAGTGCACCGAGAAGAAGCGCACGGCCCGAGGTCCGGATGCCTTGAAGCCGCTGGTCGTGTCGGTGAGGCGCGTGCGCGCGGTGCGGCTGAGCGTCGCCGACAGCAGCGACATCGCCCACCGACGGGGACCGCGCGCGACGTAGTCGCCCTCACCGGCGAACCGCGCGCCGATCACGATGTCGGCCGAGTCGAGCTCGGCCAGCAGCCGGGGCACGTCGGCAGGGTTGTGCTGGCCGTCGCTGTCGATCTGCACCACCACGTCGTAGCCGCGCTCGAGCGCGAACATGAACCCGAAGCGCATCGCACCGCCGACACCGAGGTTGAACGGCAGCGACGCGACGGTGGCGCCGGCTCGTCGCGCCACGTCGACCGTGGCGTCGGTCGAGCCGTCGTCGACGACGAGGCACCCGGCCTCCGGCAGGTGCTGTCGCACCTCGGCGATCACCCCGGCGATCGACTCCTGCTCGTTGAACGCGGGCATCACGATCAGCACGCGATGCTTGAGGCTCATGGGAGCGAGCCTATCGATCGATCAGCCGAACGCGTGTCGCAGCAGGCTGGAGCGCCCGGCGGCATCGCCCGCGCGGAGCGCGAGCGGCAGCTGCGAGATCGCGTTGAGGCGAGAGGTCATGCGTCGGCTCGCGGCGCTGGCTGCCCGGCCCCATCCCTGCGCCTCGAAGGCCGCGGCCGCCTCGTCGAACACCTGGCGCTCCTGGTCGAAGCGGGCGCCGGAGACGGCGGTGGTGGCCGACACGCTCGACGAGTGGCGGCGATAGCGGAAGTGCACGTCGTCGTCGAGCACCAGGCTGCCGCCGGTCCTGGCGATCTCGAGCAGCATCGCGATGTCCTGCACCACGTCGAGATCGGCGCGGAAGCCGATGCGACGGATCGTCTCGACGCGCCAGACGAGCGACGGGAAGTAGGTCCAGTTGGCGCGGGCGAGGCTGGTCGCGAGCGGCTCGCCGCGCAGCTGCGCGGGCTTCGCGCCGCGCGGACGCAGCAGCGTCTTGACGCGATCGGCGAGCGGGTTCGACGGCTCGCCCTCGCCGCCGATCACGGTGACGCCGGTCTGGATGACGTCGACGTCGGGGAAGCGCGCGGCCAGCTCGAGCACGCGCTCGACGAAGCCCGGCAGCATCACGTCGTCGCCGCCCATGAGCATCGAGAACGGGCTCCGCATGAGGTCGACGCAGTGCAGGTAGTTGCGGCTGACCCCGAGGTTCTGCGCATTGCGGTGGTACTCGACGCGGTCGTCGCCGAGCGACTGCACCCACTCGCCCGGCGCGGTGTCGGGATAGACGTCGTCGACCACGACCAGCCGGATGTCGCGGTGCGACTGCGCCAGCACGCTCTCGACCGCGACCTGGAAGTGGTCGAAGCGGCCGTAGAAGGGGAGCATGATGTCGAACGTCATCGCCCCGACTCTACTGGGAGCCGAGCGCCCTCGGCACCGGCCGACCGGCACCGGCCGACCGCCGGGGGCATGACAGCATGGAGGCCATGCCACGCCCCGTGACGGTCGCGTTCGACGACCAGATCTTCGTCGCCCAGCCGCGCGGCGGGGTCTCCAAGACGTTCGTCGAGATCGCCCGGCTGCTGCCGGAGTTCGACGTGCAGCCGATCTTCCTCTCGCGCTCGACCCGCAACGAGCACCTCGCCGAGAGCGGCTTCGTGCCGGCCGCGCCACCGCGCGGCCGCATCGCCGCCCGTGCGGCGTGGGTGGGGTGGCGCCTGATCGGGCATCCGCGCGAGCAGGCGGCGCGGCTGCCGCGGACGGACGTGCTGCACCACACCTTCACGCACCCGAGCTACCTCGGCCCCGTCGCCGCGCCGCGCGTCGTGAGCATCTACGACTTCATGCCCGAGCGCTTCCCCGAGCTGTTCCCGCTGGGCAATCCGCACTTCGCGAAGCGCCGGTTCGCCATGCGCAGCGACGCGATCCTGACGAACTCGCAGGCGACCACCGACGACCTGGCGAGGTTCTACGGCGCCGAGCTGCTCGACAGGACGACGGTCGCGCACCTCGGCGTGAGCGACGCGTTCCTGTCGGCGCCATCGGCGCCCATGGACCTGCCGGCCAAGTACCTGCTGTTCGTGGGTGTCCGCCGCGGCTACAAGGAGTTCTCGCGATTCCTGGCGGCCGCCGCACCGCTGCTCGACGAGGATGCCTCGCTGTCGCTCGTGATCGTCGGAGGAGGGGAGCTCTCCGACGACGAGCGGGCAGAGCTCGCCGGTCACGGCATCGGCCACCGGGCCGTCCACCTCCGGCCGGCGGACAGCGAGATGCGCACGGTCTACGCCCGCGCATCCGCCTTCGTCTTCCCCTCGCTCTACGAGGGCTTCGGCCTGCCGACCATCGAGTCGCTCGCCGCCGGCACGCCGGTGGTGCTCGCCGACGCCGGCTGCTCGCGAGAGGTGGGAGGGCCGCTCGCGCACCTCTTCACGCCCGGCGACGCCGAGTCGATGCGGGCCGCGCTGCGGCAGGCGCTCACCGAGCCGGCGCAGCGCCGAGCCGCGGAGGAGGGCCCGGCCTGGGCCGGTCGGTTCACCTGGCGCGAGACCGCACGGAAGCACGCGGAGGTCTACCGGCACCTGGTCGCCGACGCTGCCGGACGGCGGTGAGCCGGCGGGAGGCGCCGGCGCATCGCAGGGCATTCGCGGGCAGCCCGTGAGAGCATGAGCAGTCGCTCACCCCGGGACGGAGACAGATGACGCAGCCGCGCACGATCGTGCTCATGCCGACCTACGACGAGCGCGATGCGCTGCCGGTGACCGCCGAGCTGCTGCTCAAGGCGGTGCCC is a window encoding:
- a CDS encoding DUF2142 domain-containing protein, whose amino-acid sequence is MNPSIAVAAAPRRWRTFLVTTLLMWMLTALWSQATPLMSVTDEPSHTIRAAAAARGEIVGEVGALSDRGLIDFQVPQGIADANQLTCTAWQSNTAADCQPDVADPVEPLADGPSSAGVNLPTYYVVVGWPSLLVGGEAGMWLMRLWSALLFAALVGIAAMQLRTLPQHRWALTGLAVGAIPTAVYIGGSLNPNGLEWAGAAALFATLLALGRTTSTNRELLERGAMVAVSAVLLVSARGVTPLWVALALVAALLAARSDILMGLVRRWQLWAAVGAAALLMGLSALWILRPPDYGIEGLPSDGRGESAIVGARLAWERMPLHWDQLVNWYGWQDTEGPAFSRLVLLTVLIGFALTGVALARRGLRVAAAMLVVAFVIVPIALSALLITDAGYIWLGRYMLAVVPLITITTGVALDERGVGASPIGETLRWWLLGTVGAVQVVSYIYILRRFSVGQDDSLVSMLLRPEWQPALMTIPSIGLTAIVVAACVLLVGRARDEAPGTAASGPAPTAAQARPILADRLG
- a CDS encoding acyltransferase family protein; translation: MRHRDRESAAEPVTVERDGARFARFPSAVGPSISVALSGRDNSLGILRLVLASAVIFSHAWPIGGWGADPMAARFDEQENLGGIAVLGFFAISGYLITKSGQSGDALRFLWHRVLRIMPAYWCVLLFAALVLGPLWWVGEGRPLGDYWSMGPGGPLTYLTANWDLTIRQYGIHDVFASNPYGASGGSVMNGSLWTLSYEFFAYLVVCVTVLFGVLTSVKVVVPVITGLLLAVQVALLTGAPGALSTIPFLTDRYFVGLTLMFMIGGTIAVYGKTIPLHDGLAMLAALVFVFSAFKGGLGIVGYPAFAYLLLYLAARLPRRIQWIGQKNDYSYGIYLYGWPVQQTLAWLGVHEWGYVPFVVTALIGAAGLAWLSWHGVERWALTIKDRGPGRGWRALWRSATRRA
- a CDS encoding DUF2304 domain-containing protein: MTVVVHILSVVCALVGLGVVLHMQRSQRLRERHAIWWIVAGLLALVISLFPQLLSWLAGLLGVEVPTNLVFFVSIALLFGVCLQLSSELTRAEAKTRVLAEKVAMLELRIDEAHGPAAAPDTDDQTSTA
- a CDS encoding glycosyltransferase family 2 protein, with the translated sequence MSLKHRVLIVMPAFNEQESIAGVIAEVRQHLPEAGCLVVDDGSTDATVDVARRAGATVASLPFNLGVGGAMRFGFMFALERGYDVVVQIDSDGQHNPADVPRLLAELDSADIVIGARFAGEGDYVARGPRRWAMSLLSATLSRTARTRLTDTTSGFKASGPRAVRFFSVHYPAEYLGDTIESLTLAARAGLVVRQVPVAMRERAGGVPSHDPVKSAIYLARAGIALVFAHTRSAASFRSAMS
- a CDS encoding glycosyltransferase family 2 protein; protein product: MTFDIMLPFYGRFDHFQVAVESVLAQSHRDIRLVVVDDVYPDTAPGEWVQSLGDDRVEYHRNAQNLGVSRNYLHCVDLMRSPFSMLMGGDDVMLPGFVERVLELAARFPDVDVIQTGVTVIGGEGEPSNPLADRVKTLLRPRGAKPAQLRGEPLATSLARANWTYFPSLVWRVETIRRIGFRADLDVVQDIAMLLEIARTGGSLVLDDDVHFRYRRHSSSVSATTAVSGARFDQERQVFDEAAAAFEAQGWGRAASAASRRMTSRLNAISQLPLALRAGDAAGRSSLLRHAFG
- a CDS encoding glycosyltransferase family 4 protein produces the protein MPRPVTVAFDDQIFVAQPRGGVSKTFVEIARLLPEFDVQPIFLSRSTRNEHLAESGFVPAAPPRGRIAARAAWVGWRLIGHPREQAARLPRTDVLHHTFTHPSYLGPVAAPRVVSIYDFMPERFPELFPLGNPHFAKRRFAMRSDAILTNSQATTDDLARFYGAELLDRTTVAHLGVSDAFLSAPSAPMDLPAKYLLFVGVRRGYKEFSRFLAAAAPLLDEDASLSLVIVGGGELSDDERAELAGHGIGHRAVHLRPADSEMRTVYARASAFVFPSLYEGFGLPTIESLAAGTPVVLADAGCSREVGGPLAHLFTPGDAESMRAALRQALTEPAQRRAAEEGPAWAGRFTWRETARKHAEVYRHLVADAAGRR